A genomic region of Romeriopsis navalis LEGE 11480 contains the following coding sequences:
- a CDS encoding ParE family toxin-like protein — MKSSVTKDFRKRLDQLPIKVRDQANNAYALWQEDPYHRSLQFKRVSQRQPIYSVRIGLNYRALGLLEDNHIFWFWIGPHAEYDELLKRL, encoded by the coding sequence ATGAAATCCAGCGTTACCAAAGATTTTCGCAAACGCTTGGATCAGTTACCAATTAAAGTACGTGACCAAGCAAATAACGCGTATGCTCTGTGGCAAGAAGACCCATATCATCGGAGTCTTCAGTTCAAGCGTGTTAGCCAACGCCAGCCGATCTACTCTGTGCGCATTGGACTTAATTACCGAGCGCTAGGGCTGCTTGAGGATAATCATATCTTTTGGTTCTGGATTGGCCCTCATGCAGAATATGACGAACTCCTGAAGCGTCTGTAG
- a CDS encoding DUF4058 family protein, with amino-acid sequence MASPFPGMDPYLEQSAFWSAFHSRLIVAIADTIEAHLDAAYYVEVETRTYLDSDGDGILVGIPDVNVVSTSRATDQSTQNTTATLASQPQTITLPTPEAVKERYLEIREVVSGQVITAIELLSPKNKRAGEGRHSYERKRQLILGSATHLVEIDLLRSGIAMQMTGIAAPSDYRIVVSRSWQRPQADLHAFSIRDPLPTIQIPLKATAPEITLDLQTVFEGVYRRSRYQTRIDYQQTVPPPQLSDSDKDWLQALLSQ; translated from the coding sequence ATGGCTTCACCTTTCCCAGGAATGGACCCGTATCTCGAACAATCGGCTTTTTGGTCCGCTTTTCATAGCCGACTGATTGTGGCGATCGCTGATACGATCGAAGCCCATCTTGATGCTGCTTACTATGTCGAAGTCGAAACTCGAACTTATCTTGATAGTGATGGTGATGGAATTCTGGTCGGTATTCCTGACGTGAATGTTGTGTCCACAAGTCGTGCCACCGATCAATCGACTCAGAACACCACTGCGACACTTGCCTCACAACCACAGACTATTACCCTGCCGACGCCGGAAGCAGTCAAAGAGCGTTATCTAGAGATCCGTGAAGTCGTTTCTGGTCAAGTTATCACCGCGATCGAACTGCTCTCCCCAAAAAATAAGCGGGCTGGTGAAGGTCGTCATAGCTACGAACGTAAACGCCAACTCATCCTCGGCAGCGCGACCCATCTAGTCGAAATCGATCTACTTCGTTCTGGCATCGCGATGCAAATGACTGGGATCGCCGCACCTTCTGACTACCGAATCGTCGTCAGTCGTTCCTGGCAGCGACCACAAGCCGACCTGCACGCCTTTAGCATTCGCGACCCGCTCCCGACTATCCAGATTCCCCTCAAGGCAACAGCACCAGAAATCACACTTGATCTGCAAACAGTCTTTGAAGGGGTTTATCGACGATCGCGCTATCAAACCCGGATTGACTATCAACAGACCGTGCCACCACCGCAACTGAGTGACAGCGACAAGGATTGGCTCCAAGCACTTCTGAGTCAATAA
- a CDS encoding tRNA (5-methylaminomethyl-2-thiouridine)(34)-methyltransferase MnmD, with amino-acid sequence MTDWTPEKTADGSYTFFSEEFQETFHSRQGAKVEAFYKFSRATNLTDAKDRDRLCLLDVCYGLGYNTGMALETIWAANPNCHITLYALELDASVPLGAIVPDLLEGWSVPVQGVLQDLAKDGRSQLPMLDATMLIGDARQTVQTLIDQEFKADSIFFDPFSPRRCPQLWSVDFFREVVRCLAPAGKLATYSRSASVRTALQDVGLKIGTIPLEKEDWREYKAHDWSQGTIGAWEDVDLHPLTQMEREHLQTRAATAYRDPDLTDTAAVILQRHKETQALSQAESTTKWRKRWGIR; translated from the coding sequence ATGACTGATTGGACGCCGGAAAAGACGGCTGATGGTTCCTATACCTTTTTCTCTGAGGAGTTTCAGGAAACGTTTCACAGTCGGCAGGGGGCGAAGGTTGAGGCATTTTATAAATTTTCTCGTGCAACGAATTTGACCGATGCGAAGGACCGCGATCGGCTTTGTTTGCTGGATGTTTGCTATGGCTTGGGCTACAACACGGGCATGGCCTTGGAGACGATTTGGGCGGCGAATCCGAATTGTCATATTACGCTGTATGCCTTGGAGCTGGATGCTTCGGTGCCGTTGGGGGCGATCGTGCCAGACCTCTTAGAAGGTTGGTCGGTGCCGGTGCAAGGGGTATTGCAGGATTTGGCGAAGGATGGGCGATCGCAGTTGCCAATGTTGGATGCCACAATGTTGATTGGGGATGCGCGGCAGACGGTGCAAACTTTAATTGATCAAGAATTTAAAGCGGATTCAATTTTCTTTGATCCCTTTTCGCCTCGGCGTTGTCCTCAGCTGTGGTCAGTCGACTTTTTCCGAGAAGTGGTGCGGTGTTTAGCCCCAGCAGGTAAACTGGCGACCTATTCTCGATCGGCTTCAGTGCGGACGGCGTTGCAGGACGTGGGGTTAAAGATTGGCACAATTCCCTTGGAGAAGGAAGATTGGCGTGAATACAAGGCTCATGACTGGTCACAGGGGACGATCGGGGCTTGGGAGGATGTGGATTTGCATCCGTTAACTCAGATGGAGCGGGAGCATTTGCAAACGCGGGCGGCGACGGCCTATCGTGATCCGGATTTGACGGATACGGCGGCGGTGATTTTGCAACGACATAAGGAAACGCAGGCATTGTCACAGGCAGAATCGACGACGAAGTGGCGCAAGCGTTGGGGAATTCGGTGA